A portion of the Eubacterium maltosivorans genome contains these proteins:
- the uvrA gene encoding excinuclease ABC subunit UvrA, with amino-acid sequence MKYIDVKGAKEHNLKNINVKIPRDQLVVLTGLSGSGKSSLAFDTIYAEGQRRYVESLSAYARQFLGQTQKPNVESIDGLSPAISIDQKTTNRNPRSTVGTVTEIYDYFRLLYARIGIPHCPKCGKVIESQSVDQIVDTVQALEPGTKFQILAPVVRGEKGQHKKLLDHLKKEGYVRLIVDGEARETSEDIELEKNKKHSIEVVVDRLKSKENMTKRLTDSIETALHLANGLVICDIIGGEQQLFSEKLSCPDCGIAMDTLEPRTFSFNNPFGMCPECHGLGFHKEIDPDLLIPDKSLSVEQGAIKFFGLKNDSKIMVNLIRAIAKKYNFTLDQPLTEAPEAFLQELLYGSDEILEIEYEGKFSGTYTTTFEGLVNNMERRYQETHSEGMRSLIDKYMSEIPCPKCKGKRLNPTSLAVTVQDKNIIDLTDMSVRELLGFFSDMELTETEQMIGEQIFIEINARLKFLQDVGLEYLTLSRAAGTLSGGESQRIRLATQIGSGLVGVLYVLDEPSIGLHQRDNQKLLKTLRRLTDLGNTLVVVEHDDETMEEADWIVDIGPGAGVHGGEIIAEGTVEDIKKAPDSITGQYLSGKKQIAVPKERRAGKGTAITIKGATQNNLKNIDVSFPLGKFICVTGVSGSGKSTLVNEILYKGASQKLYRSFKKPGKYKSIEGLDEIDKVIAIDQSPIGRTPRSNPATYTGVFDMIRDLFAKTPEAKARGYKKGRFSFNVKGGRCEKCSGDGILKIEMHFLPDVYVPCEVCHGQRYNRETLEVKYKGKNIADVLDMTVEESLKFFEHLPNIRNKMQTLYDVGLGYVKLGQPSTQLSGGEAQRIKLATELSKRNTGRTLYILDEPTTGLHMADVARLIDVLQRLADTGSTVVVIEHQLDMVKVADHIIDLGPEGGDGGGTIVCTGTPEEVAKVKESYTGQYLAKILNKTYDRS; translated from the coding sequence ATGAAATACATAGATGTCAAGGGTGCCAAAGAGCACAACCTTAAAAATATTAATGTCAAAATACCGAGGGACCAGCTGGTGGTGCTGACTGGCCTGAGCGGTTCGGGCAAATCCTCGCTGGCCTTTGATACCATTTACGCGGAGGGGCAGAGACGCTATGTCGAGTCCCTCTCCGCCTACGCCAGACAGTTTCTGGGACAGACCCAAAAGCCCAACGTGGAAAGCATTGACGGCCTGTCGCCGGCCATTTCCATTGACCAGAAAACCACCAACCGCAATCCCCGCTCCACCGTGGGGACCGTGACGGAAATATACGATTATTTCCGTCTGCTTTATGCCCGGATTGGTATCCCGCACTGCCCAAAATGCGGCAAGGTCATTGAGTCCCAGAGTGTGGACCAGATCGTGGACACGGTCCAGGCCCTGGAGCCCGGTACCAAGTTCCAGATTTTGGCGCCCGTGGTGCGCGGCGAAAAGGGACAGCACAAAAAACTACTGGACCATTTGAAAAAAGAAGGCTATGTGCGCCTGATCGTGGACGGTGAGGCCAGAGAGACCAGTGAGGACATCGAGCTGGAAAAAAACAAGAAGCACAGCATCGAGGTCGTAGTTGACCGCCTTAAGAGCAAGGAAAACATGACCAAGCGCCTGACCGATTCCATCGAGACAGCCCTGCACCTGGCCAACGGTCTGGTAATCTGCGACATAATCGGCGGCGAACAGCAGCTTTTCAGCGAAAAGCTGTCCTGTCCCGACTGCGGCATTGCCATGGATACTCTGGAGCCCCGGACCTTTTCCTTTAACAACCCCTTCGGGATGTGCCCCGAGTGCCACGGCCTTGGCTTTCATAAGGAGATTGACCCGGATCTGCTGATCCCGGATAAGAGCCTGTCTGTGGAACAGGGGGCCATCAAGTTTTTTGGGTTGAAGAACGACTCGAAAATCATGGTCAACCTCATACGTGCCATTGCGAAAAAATACAACTTTACCCTGGACCAGCCCCTGACAGAAGCGCCGGAGGCCTTTCTTCAGGAGCTGCTTTACGGCTCGGACGAAATTCTGGAAATTGAGTATGAGGGCAAGTTTTCAGGCACCTATACGACCACCTTTGAAGGTCTTGTCAACAATATGGAGCGCCGCTATCAGGAAACCCACTCCGAGGGCATGCGCAGCCTTATCGACAAGTACATGTCCGAAATCCCCTGTCCAAAGTGCAAGGGAAAACGCCTGAACCCCACCAGCCTTGCGGTCACCGTGCAGGACAAAAACATCATCGACCTGACCGATATGTCGGTCAGGGAGCTTTTGGGCTTCTTTTCAGACATGGAGCTCACGGAAACGGAACAGATGATTGGCGAACAGATTTTTATCGAGATCAACGCCCGCCTGAAATTTTTACAGGATGTTGGCCTGGAATACCTGACACTGTCCCGGGCCGCGGGAACCCTGTCCGGCGGCGAATCCCAGCGTATCCGCCTGGCGACCCAGATCGGCTCCGGTCTTGTGGGGGTGCTCTATGTGCTGGATGAGCCCAGCATCGGCCTGCACCAGCGGGATAACCAGAAGCTGCTGAAAACCCTGCGCCGCCTCACCGATCTGGGCAATACCCTGGTGGTGGTGGAGCATGATGACGAAACCATGGAGGAAGCGGACTGGATCGTGGACATCGGCCCGGGCGCTGGCGTTCACGGCGGCGAGATCATTGCCGAGGGGACGGTTGAGGATATCAAGAAGGCACCGGACTCCATTACCGGCCAGTACCTGAGCGGTAAAAAGCAGATTGCGGTGCCAAAGGAGCGCCGGGCCGGCAAAGGCACGGCCATCACCATCAAGGGCGCGACCCAGAATAATCTGAAGAACATTGACGTGTCCTTCCCGCTGGGCAAGTTTATCTGTGTCACGGGGGTTTCCGGCTCCGGAAAGAGTACGCTGGTCAATGAGATTTTATACAAGGGCGCTTCCCAGAAGCTGTACCGCAGCTTTAAGAAGCCCGGAAAATACAAAAGCATCGAAGGCCTAGATGAGATCGACAAGGTTATCGCCATTGACCAATCACCCATCGGCCGGACGCCAAGGTCCAATCCGGCCACCTATACCGGCGTGTTCGACATGATCCGGGACCTTTTCGCCAAGACCCCCGAGGCCAAGGCCCGGGGCTATAAAAAGGGCCGCTTCAGCTTTAACGTGAAGGGCGGCCGCTGTGAAAAATGCAGCGGCGACGGCATCCTCAAAATCGAAATGCACTTCCTGCCCGACGTCTATGTGCCTTGTGAGGTCTGCCACGGACAACGGTATAACCGTGAAACGCTGGAGGTTAAGTACAAAGGTAAAAACATTGCAGATGTGCTGGATATGACGGTTGAGGAATCGCTGAAGTTTTTCGAGCATCTGCCCAATATCCGCAATAAAATGCAGACCCTTTATGACGTGGGGCTTGGTTATGTGAAGCTCGGACAGCCGTCCACACAGCTTTCCGGCGGTGAAGCGCAGCGGATCAAACTCGCCACAGAGCTTTCAAAGCGCAATACGGGCCGCACCCTTTATATTCTGGACGAACCGACCACGGGGCTGCATATGGCCGATGTCGCCAGGCTGATCGACGTACTGCAGCGCCTGGCCGATACGGGCAGTACCGTGGTGGTCATTGAGCATCAGCTGGACATGGTAAAGGTTGCCGACCATATCATTGACCTGGGGCCAGAAGGCGGCGATGGCGGCGGAACCATCGTATGCACAGGGACCCCAGAGGAAGTCGCCAAGGTGAAGGAATCCTACACCGGGCAGTATCTGGCTAAGATTTTGAATAAAACCTATGACAGGTCGTGA
- the metK gene encoding methionine adenosyltransferase, translating to MMKQLFTSESVTEGHPDKICDQISDAVLDAIIEQDPMARVACETSVSTGLVLVAGEITTNCYVDIPKIVRETIRGIGYDRAKYGFDCETCAVLTSIDEQSSDIAMGVDKALEAKEGKLEEEDLATGAGDQGMMFGFACNETPELMPMPISLAHKLTKKLSDVRKQGVVDYLRPDGKSQVTVEYNDGVPTRVDTVVISTQHSADVDAATIRKDMIEKVIKPVIDPALLDENTKYFINPTGRFVIGGPQGDAGLTGRKIIVDTYGGYGRHGGGAFSGKDPTKVDRSAAYAARYVAKNIVAAGLADKCEVQLAYAIGVAEPVSVFVDTFGTGKVADDKIAELVRKHFDLRPAAIIKNLDLRKPIYKQVAAYGHFGRNDLDLPWEKTDVAEKLKAEA from the coding sequence ATAATGAAACAATTATTTACCTCAGAATCCGTTACTGAAGGCCATCCGGATAAAATCTGTGACCAGATTTCCGATGCGGTGCTGGACGCGATCATCGAACAGGACCCAATGGCCCGTGTTGCCTGTGAAACATCCGTATCAACTGGCTTGGTTTTAGTAGCGGGTGAAATCACCACCAACTGCTATGTAGACATTCCTAAAATTGTCCGTGAGACCATCCGCGGCATTGGCTATGACCGTGCGAAATACGGCTTTGACTGTGAAACCTGCGCGGTTTTAACCTCCATTGACGAACAGTCTTCGGACATTGCCATGGGTGTGGACAAGGCCCTTGAAGCAAAAGAAGGAAAGCTGGAAGAGGAAGATCTGGCTACCGGCGCCGGAGACCAGGGGATGATGTTTGGTTTTGCCTGCAACGAAACGCCAGAGCTTATGCCAATGCCGATATCATTGGCCCACAAGCTGACCAAAAAGCTCTCTGACGTGCGCAAACAGGGTGTTGTAGATTATCTGAGACCGGATGGAAAATCTCAGGTGACCGTTGAATACAACGACGGTGTGCCCACCAGAGTGGACACTGTGGTCATTTCGACCCAGCACAGCGCTGATGTGGACGCTGCCACCATCCGTAAGGATATGATCGAAAAGGTCATTAAGCCTGTGATCGACCCGGCTCTTCTGGATGAAAACACCAAATATTTCATCAACCCGACCGGCCGTTTTGTTATCGGCGGCCCACAGGGCGACGCCGGCTTAACCGGACGTAAGATTATCGTAGACACCTACGGCGGATATGGACGCCACGGCGGCGGTGCTTTCTCAGGAAAGGATCCGACAAAGGTCGACCGTTCTGCCGCTTACGCAGCCCGTTATGTTGCCAAAAACATTGTGGCGGCAGGCCTGGCTGATAAATGTGAGGTACAGCTTGCCTATGCCATTGGTGTGGCTGAACCGGTATCTGTTTTTGTCGATACCTTTGGAACAGGCAAGGTTGCCGACGATAAAATCGCAGAGCTGGTAAGAAAGCATTTTGACTTGAGACCAGCCGCGATTATCAAGAATCTTGACCTGAGAAAACCGATTTACAAGCAGGTTGCCGCTTATGGCCATTTTGGCAGAAACGACCTGGATTTACCGTGGGAAAAAACCGACGTTGCTGAAAAATTAAAAGCAGAAGCTTAA
- a CDS encoding S41 family peptidase, with product MDLKGLTMDKGQRKKFIVIAVIALIVTNILTFCLTTGAGVALGNKVILNVDSTEMADGLKKLVSLKGHIDKEYYKDMDDTTLMEGAMKGMFEATGDPYSGYYTEEEFQKLMESSTGTYSGIGVVVTEDESGTTTVVTPYKNTPAGDAGMQIGDKIVRVNGEDVSGKGSEYTVSLMRGDPGTAVEVTVLRDGQEQTYNLTRKSIDTPTVESSVIDGIGYISISEFTNKTSEDFNAELENLLSQNISGLIIDLRYNGGGVVTSAVAVADRLLGDTTVVYTVDKNGSRKDYTSTGEVKLDLPIIVLVNEGTASSSEILSGAIQDTGAGQLLGTQTFGKGIVQEVVPLKDNSGYKLTNAEYFTPNGRNINEKGLTPDVVVEQNEAYKNTLNVPEDQDSQLQKALEILKGK from the coding sequence ATGGATTTGAAAGGATTGACAATGGATAAAGGGCAGAGAAAAAAGTTTATCGTTATAGCGGTAATCGCGCTTATTGTCACAAATATTTTAACTTTTTGCCTGACAACCGGCGCCGGCGTGGCGCTGGGCAATAAGGTGATTTTAAATGTTGACAGCACAGAAATGGCCGATGGCCTTAAAAAGCTGGTAAGCTTAAAGGGGCACATCGATAAGGAATATTACAAGGATATGGATGACACAACCCTGATGGAGGGGGCCATGAAGGGTATGTTTGAGGCCACCGGCGACCCCTACAGCGGTTACTATACCGAGGAAGAATTTCAGAAGCTGATGGAAAGCTCCACGGGCACCTACAGCGGCATCGGCGTGGTGGTAACCGAGGATGAGAGCGGCACCACCACGGTGGTCACACCATATAAAAACACCCCGGCGGGCGATGCGGGCATGCAGATCGGCGATAAGATCGTCAGGGTAAACGGCGAGGATGTCAGCGGAAAGGGCTCGGAATATACCGTAAGCCTGATGCGCGGCGATCCGGGAACGGCGGTGGAAGTCACGGTGCTGCGGGACGGGCAGGAACAAACCTATAACCTGACCAGAAAGAGCATTGACACCCCGACGGTTGAGTCCAGCGTTATCGACGGTATTGGCTATATCTCGATTTCTGAATTTACCAACAAGACCTCAGAGGATTTTAACGCAGAGCTTGAAAATCTTTTGAGCCAGAATATCAGCGGACTGATCATCGACCTACGTTACAACGGCGGCGGTGTCGTTACCTCCGCAGTGGCAGTGGCAGACCGTCTGCTGGGGGACACGACAGTGGTCTACACGGTTGACAAAAACGGCAGCCGGAAAGACTACACCTCGACCGGCGAGGTGAAGCTGGATCTGCCAATCATCGTGCTGGTCAACGAAGGGACTGCCAGCTCCTCCGAGATTCTGTCCGGGGCCATCCAGGATACTGGGGCCGGACAGCTGTTAGGAACACAAACATTCGGTAAGGGCATTGTTCAGGAGGTGGTTCCGCTTAAGGATAACAGCGGCTATAAGCTGACCAATGCGGAATATTTTACCCCGAACGGCCGCAACATTAACGAAAAGGGCCTGACGCCCGACGTGGTGGTTGAGCAGAACGAAGCCTACAAGAATACGCTGAATGTCCCGGAAGATCAGGATTCACAGCTTCAAAAGGCGCTTGAGATTTTAAAAGGCAAGTAA
- the uvrB gene encoding excinuclease ABC subunit UvrB produces the protein MKPFKVVSDYEPKGDQEKAIRELADGIDRGLKFQTLLGVTGSGKTYTMAKVIEAVQKPTLIIAHNKTLAAQLANEFRSFFPENAVEYFVSYYDYYQPEAYVPHSDLYIEKDSSINDEIDKMRHSATAALFERRDVIVVASVSCIYGLGSPIDYENLVLSLRPGMEKDRDAVIRKLVDIQYTRNDIAFERNNFRVRGDILEIYPAASSGKAVRLEFFGDEIDRITEIDTITGEITGELSHVSIFPASHYTTTPEKLEVAIKGIRDELADRYDYFTEHNQLVEAQRILQRTNYDLEMLKEMGYCNGIENYTRYINGSPPGAPPYTLIDYFPKDFLMFADESHVSIPQIGGMSSGDRARKQNLVDYGFRLPSAYDNRPLNFEEFEGKINQMVFTSATPSKYEKEHSEQTVEQIIRPTGLIDPEIFVRPIKGQIDDLMGEINETVSKGNRVLVTTLTKKMAEDLTQYFKENGIRVNYLHSDIDTIERTKILKELRMGEFDVLVGINLLREGLDLPEVGLVAILDADKEGYLRSETSLIQTIGRAARNVEGKVLMYADRITKSMDYAISETNRRRKIQSEFNEAHGIVPQSVHKEIRDSLEVTKVAEDQASYVLEDEVMDVQAELMNLEAEMLAAAENLEFEKAAALRDRIKELKGNK, from the coding sequence ATGAAACCATTTAAAGTAGTATCCGACTATGAACCAAAGGGCGACCAGGAAAAAGCGATCCGGGAGCTGGCCGACGGCATTGACAGAGGGCTCAAATTTCAGACCCTTTTAGGCGTCACCGGCTCCGGGAAAACCTACACCATGGCCAAGGTGATCGAAGCCGTCCAGAAGCCGACGCTGATCATCGCCCATAATAAAACACTGGCGGCACAGCTCGCCAACGAGTTCCGGAGCTTTTTTCCGGAAAACGCAGTAGAGTATTTTGTATCCTATTATGATTATTACCAGCCGGAGGCCTATGTGCCGCACTCGGATCTCTACATTGAGAAGGATTCCTCCATCAATGATGAGATTGATAAAATGCGCCACTCGGCCACAGCGGCTCTTTTCGAGCGCCGTGACGTGATCGTGGTGGCCAGCGTGTCCTGTATTTACGGACTTGGGAGCCCCATCGATTACGAAAATCTGGTGCTTTCGCTGCGTCCGGGCATGGAAAAGGACCGCGACGCGGTGATCCGGAAGCTGGTGGACATCCAGTATACCCGCAACGACATCGCCTTTGAGCGTAACAACTTCCGGGTAAGGGGCGATATTCTGGAAATCTATCCGGCGGCATCGTCGGGAAAGGCTGTGCGCCTGGAATTTTTCGGCGATGAAATCGACCGGATCACCGAGATCGACACCATCACGGGCGAGATTACCGGTGAGCTCAGCCACGTTTCCATCTTTCCCGCGTCGCATTACACCACCACGCCCGAAAAGCTGGAGGTGGCCATCAAGGGGATCCGCGACGAGCTGGCCGACCGCTACGATTATTTTACCGAACACAACCAGCTGGTCGAGGCCCAGCGTATCCTGCAGCGGACCAACTATGACCTTGAGATGCTCAAGGAGATGGGCTACTGTAACGGCATTGAGAACTATACCCGCTATATTAACGGCTCGCCCCCGGGCGCGCCGCCCTATACGTTGATCGACTATTTTCCAAAGGACTTTTTAATGTTCGCGGATGAGTCCCACGTATCCATTCCGCAGATTGGCGGCATGTCCTCGGGCGACAGGGCCCGAAAACAGAATTTGGTGGATTACGGCTTCCGGCTGCCCTCGGCCTATGATAACCGCCCCCTTAACTTTGAGGAGTTTGAGGGCAAGATCAACCAGATGGTCTTTACCTCGGCCACGCCGAGTAAATATGAAAAAGAACACAGCGAACAAACCGTCGAACAGATTATCCGGCCCACAGGCCTCATTGATCCTGAAATCTTTGTGCGGCCCATCAAGGGACAGATCGACGATTTGATGGGTGAAATCAATGAGACGGTGTCAAAGGGCAACCGGGTGCTGGTGACCACCTTAACCAAGAAGATGGCCGAGGATCTGACCCAGTATTTCAAGGAAAACGGCATCCGGGTCAATTACCTGCACTCCGATATCGACACCATCGAACGGACAAAAATCCTCAAGGAGCTGCGCATGGGCGAATTTGACGTGCTGGTGGGCATCAACCTTTTAAGAGAAGGGCTGGACCTGCCAGAGGTTGGACTGGTCGCGATTCTGGATGCGGATAAGGAAGGCTACCTGCGCTCTGAAACCTCGCTGATCCAGACCATTGGCCGGGCGGCCAGAAATGTGGAGGGCAAGGTGCTTATGTACGCAGACCGGATCACCAAATCCATGGACTACGCCATCAGCGAAACCAACCGCCGCCGCAAGATTCAGAGCGAATTTAACGAGGCCCATGGTATTGTACCGCAGTCGGTCCATAAGGAAATCCGCGATTCCCTCGAGGTCACAAAGGTGGCCGAGGATCAGGCATCCTATGTGTTGGAAGACGAAGTGATGGACGTACAGGCTGAGCTCATGAACCTTGAAGCAGAAATGCTGGCCGCCGCGGAAAATCTTGAGTTTGAAAAGGCCGCGGCCCTGCGTGACCGGATTAAAGAATTGAAAGGAAATAAATGA
- the ftsX gene encoding permease-like cell division protein FtsX — MRSNHWKTMPRTILRDTAQSMQRNSLMSIAAVFSIIAALIILGIFLVLTINIRQATVNVESQLEMKIFLKVDYTEEQRADLERDLKANPLISEVRFETKDEALQNFSSSLEDYTGLLSDFSSENNPMPASFIVQVKDSESMDDVKAFALTYQDKGVEYVKYGEEYINALLNFNHFANTMSIVVLIVLSVISLFLIYNTIKLTVFARRKEIGIMKYVGATDAYIRTPFVLEGTFLGLIAAVVAVMIVRLAYYYILGMLGGSVLLPMTSALATPDQVMGQLIFFFTVYGVVIGAVGSVFAIRKFLDV; from the coding sequence ATGCGAAGTAATCACTGGAAAACCATGCCCCGGACGATCCTTCGCGATACAGCACAGAGCATGCAGCGAAACAGTCTTATGAGTATTGCGGCTGTTTTTTCCATCATTGCGGCGCTGATCATTTTGGGAATTTTTCTGGTGCTTACCATCAATATCCGCCAGGCGACGGTGAATGTGGAGTCTCAGCTGGAAATGAAAATTTTCCTGAAGGTAGACTACACCGAGGAACAGCGCGCCGACCTGGAGCGGGACCTGAAGGCCAATCCGCTTATTTCGGAGGTTCGCTTTGAAACAAAGGATGAGGCCCTGCAAAACTTTTCAAGCTCACTGGAGGACTATACCGGCCTTCTCAGTGATTTCAGTTCCGAGAACAATCCTATGCCCGCCTCTTTTATCGTTCAGGTAAAGGACTCGGAAAGCATGGATGATGTCAAGGCCTTTGCGCTGACCTATCAGGACAAAGGGGTGGAATATGTCAAATACGGCGAGGAATACATTAACGCGCTGCTGAACTTTAACCATTTCGCCAATACCATGAGCATTGTTGTGCTGATTGTTCTGTCGGTTATTTCATTGTTTTTAATTTATAATACCATCAAGCTCACGGTGTTCGCGCGCCGGAAGGAGATCGGTATCATGAAATACGTCGGCGCGACCGACGCTTATATCCGAACGCCCTTTGTCCTGGAGGGGACTTTTCTGGGACTCATCGCAGCTGTTGTGGCGGTGATGATCGTGCGTTTGGCTTATTACTATATATTGGGCATGCTCGGCGGCAGTGTACTGCTTCCGATGACCTCGGCACTGGCGACACCGGATCAGGTAATGGGTCAGCTGATCTTTTTCTTTACAGTTTATGGTGTTGTGATCGGTGCGGTGGGCAGTGTGTTCGCGATCCGAAAATTCTTAGACGTATAA
- the ftsE gene encoding cell division ATP-binding protein FtsE produces the protein MIEFINVTKTYDKNEKDALKNVNLFIDKGEFVFLVGRSGAGKSTFIKLLLREIDASMGTVKIKGHDISKLSKKEIPYLRRKLGVVFQDFRLLENKSVYENVAYAMEIIGRPERKIRKKVPLALEMVGLSHRANHYPNELSGGEQQRVVIARAIINNPSILICDEPTGNLDPETSRDIMRILEEINKHGTTVVVVTHDSEMVNIMKKRVLTLENGYLASDDVKGRYRNAK, from the coding sequence ATGATTGAATTTATAAATGTTACAAAAACGTATGATAAAAATGAAAAAGACGCCTTAAAAAATGTAAACCTGTTTATCGACAAGGGTGAATTTGTATTTCTGGTTGGCCGCAGCGGCGCCGGAAAGTCTACCTTTATCAAGCTTTTGCTTCGTGAAATCGACGCGAGCATGGGCACGGTTAAGATCAAGGGCCACGATATTTCCAAGCTTTCCAAAAAAGAGATTCCGTATCTGAGAAGAAAGCTGGGGGTGGTTTTCCAGGACTTCCGGCTGCTTGAGAATAAAAGTGTCTATGAAAATGTGGCCTATGCCATGGAGATCATTGGCCGGCCCGAGCGCAAGATCCGCAAGAAGGTGCCTCTGGCGCTGGAAATGGTCGGGCTTTCGCACCGGGCAAACCACTATCCCAATGAGCTTTCCGGCGGGGAGCAGCAGCGTGTTGTTATCGCCAGGGCCATTATCAATAATCCCAGCATTTTGATCTGTGATGAACCGACAGGGAACCTTGACCCGGAAACATCACGTGATATTATGCGTATTCTGGAAGAAATTAACAAGCATGGCACCACGGTGGTGGTGGTAACCCATGACAGTGAAATGGTAAATATTATGAAAAAGAGGGTTCTGACCCTCGAAAATGGTTATCTTGCCAGCGATGACGTCAAAGGGCGGTACCGCAATGCGAAGTAA
- a CDS encoding murein hydrolase activator EnvC family protein, with the protein MKKKISLIVTALFCLSIFISPVYAATKDELQQQKDDATAKKEAAQYQVDMTQNTIEGIQAEISKANAEMDKINGQINTLDGQISDLTANLERTTAELEAAEEKQAKQEEELKERVRVMYMYGNEGYMQVLFSATDFADFIAKADMMKSIVQADKDCATALEKTRAEVQEKKETIESNKTQVEQAKADQETALQSQQSIKSQKDELLAKNQQVVQQYQAEVNKQDEILNQANAELAVIAQQEAEALKARLAQEEAERQQREAEEAAQNGPSSGSSSEDSGSSGGGSSNVVVSSGFMWPLPGNYTITSWFGYRPASDTNGIGSTNHGGMDIAASTGTPIHAPAGGYVTMASWNGGYGNCIMVAMDNGDTLLFGHLSGYNVSYGQRVNQGDIIGYVGSTGNSTGPHLHLTYLLNNSTSVDPWDYIYY; encoded by the coding sequence ATGAAGAAGAAAATTTCTTTAATTGTAACGGCATTATTTTGTTTATCAATATTTATTTCTCCGGTTTACGCAGCCACAAAGGATGAACTGCAGCAGCAAAAAGACGACGCGACTGCAAAAAAAGAGGCTGCCCAGTACCAGGTGGACATGACCCAGAACACCATCGAGGGGATTCAGGCTGAAATCAGCAAGGCCAACGCAGAGATGGATAAGATCAACGGTCAGATCAATACCCTGGATGGCCAGATCAGTGATTTGACCGCTAATCTGGAAAGAACCACGGCAGAACTGGAAGCGGCTGAAGAAAAACAGGCGAAACAGGAAGAAGAATTAAAAGAGCGTGTCCGTGTCATGTACATGTACGGAAACGAAGGCTATATGCAGGTGCTTTTCTCAGCCACCGACTTTGCGGATTTTATCGCCAAGGCGGATATGATGAAATCCATTGTACAGGCCGATAAGGACTGTGCAACCGCGCTGGAAAAAACCCGTGCGGAGGTACAGGAGAAAAAAGAAACCATTGAATCCAACAAAACCCAGGTCGAACAGGCAAAGGCCGACCAGGAAACCGCTTTGCAAAGCCAGCAGAGCATAAAGTCACAGAAGGATGAGCTGTTGGCCAAGAACCAGCAGGTGGTTCAGCAATATCAGGCGGAAGTCAACAAACAGGATGAAATTCTGAATCAGGCCAATGCCGAACTGGCGGTCATTGCGCAGCAGGAAGCCGAAGCGTTAAAAGCGCGTCTGGCGCAGGAAGAAGCTGAAAGACAGCAGCGGGAAGCGGAAGAAGCGGCCCAAAACGGACCTTCCAGCGGCAGCAGCAGTGAGGACAGCGGTTCCTCCGGCGGTGGCAGCAGCAACGTCGTAGTATCCAGCGGCTTTATGTGGCCGTTACCGGGCAACTACACCATCACCAGCTGGTTTGGCTACCGTCCGGCGTCTGATACCAACGGAATCGGCTCCACCAACCACGGCGGCATGGACATCGCCGCCTCCACAGGCACACCGATTCACGCGCCGGCTGGCGGTTATGTCACGATGGCGTCCTGGAACGGGGGCTACGGCAACTGTATCATGGTGGCCATGGACAATGGCGATACCCTGTTATTCGGGCATTTAAGCGGTTATAACGTATCCTATGGCCAGCGTGTCAACCAGGGCGATATCATCGGTTATGTGGGCAGCACCGGAAATTCCACCGGACCACACCTGCATCTGACCTATCTGTTAAACAACAGCACTTCAGTTGACCCGTGGGATTACATTTATTATTAA